From a region of the Sebastes umbrosus isolate fSebUmb1 chromosome 10, fSebUmb1.pri, whole genome shotgun sequence genome:
- the nkx6.2 gene encoding homeobox protein Nkx-6.2, protein MLAIGQMEANRQSAFVLGSTPLAALHNMTEMKTSLFPYALQQSPLGGGGGGFKAPQLSCLTAAQMGTPHGISDILGRPITAAGQLLSGFPRINGLTSTAAAAAAAAGMYFSPAMTRYHPKPLAELPGRAPIFWPGVMQGGMSWRDPRMPSPSQANMMLDKDGKKKHSRPTFSGQQIFALEKTFEQTKYLAGPERARLAYSLGMTESQVKVWFQNRRTKWRKRHAAEMATAKKKHDSETEKMKESSDNEDDDEYNKPLDPNSDDEKITRLLKKHKASSNNLALISPCSNSSDTL, encoded by the exons ATGTTAGCGATCGGGCAGATGGAGGCTAACCGGCAGAGTGCGTTCGTCCTGGGCAGCACCCCGCTGGCAGCTCTGCATAACATGACCGAGATGAAGACGTCTCTGTTCCCGTACGCGCTGCAGCAGAGCCCgctgggtggaggtggtggaggattCAAGGCTCCGCAGCTCTCCTGTCTCACCGCCGCGCAGATGGGCACCCCGCACGGAATAAGCGACATCCTGGGCAGACCGATCACCGCGGCCGGACAGCTGCTCTCCGGCTTCCCGCGGATCAACGGGCTGACCAGCACGGcggccgcagcagcagcagcagccgggaTGTACTTCAGCCCGGCGATGACCCGCTACCACCCGAAGCCTCTCGCTGAGCTGCCGGGCAGAGCGCCCATCTTCTGGCCGGGAGTGATGCAGGGAGGGATGTCCTGGAGGGACCCGAGGATGCCCAGTCCTT ctcaAGCTAATATGATGTTGGACAAGGATGGAAAGAAGAAACACTCCAGACCAACCTTTTCAGGACAGCAGATTTTTGCACTGGAAAAAACCTTCGAGCAGACTAAATACCTGGCTGGTCCAGAGAGAGCCAGGCTGGCTTACTCACTAGGGATGACTGAGAGTCAAGTCAAG GTTTGGTTTCAGAACAGAAGAACCAAATGGAGGAAGAGACACGCTGCTGAAATGGCCACAGCCAAGAAGAAGCACGACTCTGAGACGGAGAAGATGAAGGAGAGCTCGGACAACGAGGACGACGACGAGTACAACAAACCACTGGACCCAAACTCAGACGACGAGAAAATCACGAGACTGTTGAAAAAGCACAAGGCCTCCTCCAACAACCTGGCTCTGATCAGCCCCTGCAGTAACAGCTCGGACACCTTGTGA